One genomic region from Esox lucius isolate fEsoLuc1 chromosome 24, fEsoLuc1.pri, whole genome shotgun sequence encodes:
- the map11 gene encoding microtubule-associated protein 11 has product MVLIESQCEYFMYFPAVPIADLSDPSKYRTLPRRSHLYLGETVQFLLVLRSRDGATGSGGTKRSESSDSSTRTWKELVRSLSAVASVCPGESRHRSQLHPHEFQRSYSDDGVDEDPDEVDFAAGTAHTVRKESKNRGFRECKPLLIHNNTGSDGRQYRRAPVQSPMDEPVVLSDEVIFPLTVSLDKLPVNTLKVKIVVTVWKQEEEKAEIKEHGYLTILQLRSPTHTFRQDLNSFKAQVSTTLSVLPPPAVKCQQMTVSGKHLTFLKVLNSSSQEEVCVRDVRILPNFNASYLPMMPDGSVLLVDNVCHQSAEVAMTSFNRMNSSSSHLPSMLSALEEQNFLFQLQLRDQPEDESNEGLEVPLVAVLQWSTPKLPFTRYISTHYQLPSVRLDRPRLVMTASCPSAVRPQENFRVKYTLLNNLQDFLAVRLVWTPEGRGRQEDPSVTSIVCHTPLNNLGQCRKGSTLSFTVAFQILKAGLFELSQHMKLKLQFTASCSTAPAEALSMSLSLSRKNSPSSPAVRDLLDRQSLGRSQSFSHQQPSRSHLMRTGSVMERRAITPPVGSPVGRPLYLPPERPVLSLDKIAKRECKVLVLESGRDQET; this is encoded by the exons ATGGTTCTGATAGAATCGCAGTGCgagtattttatgtattttcctgCGGTTCCCATCGCGGACCTGTCCGATCCGTCAAAATACCGAACTCTCCCCCGACGCAGTCACCTCTACCTCGGCGAAACGGTACAGTTCTTGCTGGTCCTGCGGTCCAGAGATGGAGCAACGGGCTCAGGCGGGACAAAGAGAAGCGAGTCCAGTGACAGTAGTACCCGGACTTGGAAGGAGCTGGTAAGGTCCCTCTCCGCTGTAGCAAGTGTCTGTCCTGGCGAGAGTCGACATCGTTCCCAACTTCACCCTCACGAGTTCCAGAGAAGCTACAGCGACGACGGTGTGGACGAGGATCCGGACGAGGTTGACTTTGCTGCGGGTACAGCCCACACTGTCAGGAAGGAATCTAAGAACCGAGGTTTCAGAGAATGCAAACCGCTTCTCATACATAATAACACGGGGAGTGATGGGAGGCAGTATCGGCGCGCACCGGTACAG TCTCCCATGGATGAACCAGTGGTACTGAGCGATGAGGTAATCTTCCCTCTGACCGTCTCACTGGACAAACTCCCCGTGAACACACTCAAGGTCAAG ATCGTAGTGACAGTGTggaagcaggaggaggagaaagcaGAGATCAAGGAACATGGCTACCTAACCATTTTACAGTTGAGGAGTCCCACACACACGTTCAGACAAGACCTCAACTCCTTCAAAGCCCAAG TCAGCACCACGTTAAGTGTACTCCCTCCCCCGGCGGTGAAATGTCAGCAGATGACCGTCTCCGGGAAGCACCTAACTTTCCTCAAAG TATTAAACTCCAGTTCCCAAGAAGAGGTTTGTGTTAGGGACGTCAGGATCCTTCCCAACTTCAACGCATCCTACCTTCCCATGATGCCTGATGGCTCGGTGCTCCTAGTGGACAATGTCTG CCACCAATCAGCGGAGGTTGCCATGACATCCTTCAACAGAATGAACAGTAGCTCCTCCCACCTTCCCAGCATGCTGTCTGCCCTGGAGGAGCAGAACTTCCTGTTTCAGTTGCAGCTCAGAGACCAGCCAGAGGATGAAAGCAATGAG GGTCTAGAGGTCCCCTTGGTAGCTGTTCTGCAGTGGTCCACCCCTAAACTTCCCTTTACCAG GTACATCTCCACCCACTATCAGCTGCCCAGCGTGAGACTGGACCGCCCCCGGCTGGTGATGACAGCTTCCTGTCCCAGCGCTGTGCGTCCTCAGGAGAACTTCCGGGTCAAATACACCCTCCTGAACAACCTGCAAGACTTCCTGGCTGTACGACTAGTCTGGACGCCTGAAG GCCGTGGTCGTCAGGAGGACCCCTCAGTGACTTCCATAGTGTGCCACACCCCCCTCAACAACCTGGGCCAGTGCCGGAAAGGAtccaccctctccttcaccGTCGCCTTCCAGATTCTGAAAGCAGGACTCTTCGAG TTAAGCCAGCACATGAAGCTGAAGCTCCAGTTCACGGCATCCTGTTCCACCGCCCCGGCTGAAGCTCTTTCCatgtccctctccctgtccagGAAGAACTCCCCCTCCAGCCCGGCTGTCAGAGACCTGCTGGACAGACAAAGTCTGGGACGCTCACAGTCTTTCTCCCACCAACAGCCCTCCAGGTCCCATCTTATGAG GACAGGCAGCGTGATGGAGCGCCGGGCCATCACCCCTCCCGTGGGATCGCCAGTGGGTCgacctctctacctcccccccGAGCGGCCCGTACTCTCACTGGACAAGATCGCCAAGAGAGAGTGTAAGGTGCTGGTTCTGGAAAGCGGAAGGGATCAGGAGACATGA